CATCTACTTTGATCACATCAACAATGGATGTTGAGAAAAAATCGTTGTACCAAGGGTCGACGATATCTTTAGAGCGATAATAAGTAAGCATGAAAAGATAGTCGTCTGCCGTTATTTTCTCTCCATCAGACCATGTAGCATTAGGGTCAAGTTTAAAATAGACCGTTTTGTTATCTTCAGAAAATGCCCAATCAGTCGCCAACTGCGGGATCCACTTGCCCGTATTTGGGTGTCTCTGGGCGAGCTTTGGCACGCCGTCCATAAAGTAATGACGTAACCCTGAATTTGCGTCAGGTCCAACACTGCGCAAAGTTTGGGGGAAACTGGCCATGAATGTACGTAAGGTGCCGCCACGTATCGCGTCTTGTGAGGCGAAAAGTGGTTCGTTGTTATTGGACAACCACTCCAAACCCTGTGGCAGAGAAGTGGTTTGTGATAGAGCCGACGTTGATAAAGCCGCCATCAAAGTCGAAATACATATTGAGACTGTTCTATTCATAATTACATCCTGTTAATTGGATACTTCCTGTAAATATCTGAATTATGCTTATACGTAGCGCGTGAACTTTTTGGGGTCAAATGCCGAGCGTATCGCTTCACCTATAAATGTCACCATGACCAGAACCGCAACGATGGCCCCAACAACTGAAGTCACAATCCAAGGGGCGTCTAAGTTTGATTTCCCCTGCTGTAGCAATTCTCCCCAACTCGGTGTAGGTGGCATTAAGCCAAGCCCCAGGTAGTCAAGCGCCGTTAATGCGGTAATGTTAGCGGCAATCGTAAATGGCGCTAAAGTCACTATCATAACCATAGTATTGGGTAAGATATGATGCACTAGAATACGTGTTGTAGAAGCGCCTAGTGCTCGTGCTGCCATCACATATTCACGAGCAGACTCTTTATAAGTCATTGTTCTCATATACCAAGTGATGCCCATCCAGCCGAACAAAACATTAATTGCGACAAACAAGGTAAACGTTGGCTGGGTTATCGAGACTAAAATCATAATTACGTACAGAAACGGTATCATTGACCAAATCTCTATAAGTCTTTGAACAAACAAATCAAACTTGCCACCAAAGAAGCCCATACAACAACCTACCACAGTACCAATCGCATAAGAGATAGCCATGGTCATCAAGGCAAATCCCATCGCTATACGAAAGCCATAAACTAAACGCGCCAGAATATCTCGCCCTATCGCGTCAGTACCTAAATAATGTTGGCTATCAATACTTGGAGCTAATGGTGGGAAGTCCCCAGAAAAGTCCTGCTCATATGGGTTCCAAGGTACGATAGGCATGATGACAAAGTTACCCTCTCCTTCATCCGCAAAAACCTGTTTTAGATCTCTATAATTTACCTCACTCGTATAACTCAACCCGAAATCTGTCCCTAGTCGTACATCTGAAACAACCGGGAACGACCACTCACCTTTGTAGTGAACGAATAGTGCTTTGCTGTTAATAAAAAACTCAGCGAAGATAGAAAAAACAAGTAGTAAACTCAAAATCAATAGAGACCAATAACCACGCTTTATCTCTTTAAAATGTTTAATTTTTTTCTGTGTCAGTGGGGTTAGCCTAATCATGCTCCAAACCTCACTCTTGGGTCGACTACGGCAACACAAAGATCAGATACAATATTGCCAATCATTAACATCGCAGCATTTATAGCGACGATACCCATTACAACAGGATAATCACGTTCCATTATGGATTCGTAGCCTAGCAAACCGATACCATCGATATTAAAAATAACTTCAATCAAGAAAGAGCCTGACATAAAGAACAACAATGAGTTACCAAAATGACTCGCTATCGGAATTAAGCTGTTTTGTAATGCATGTTTTTTAACCGCTTGCTTGAATGGTAAACCCTTCGCTATAGCTGTTCTAATATAGTCAGCAGATAGATTTTCCATAAGGTTATTTTTCATTGTCATCGTGAGAGTTGCAAAGTCACCAATCAAATAACAAATAAGCGGTAGTACAGCATGCCACATGATGTCTTTAACTTGATCTAGCCAACTTTCATAGTCCTCAAAATCGTCCCCGACGAATCCTCCCATTGGAAACCAATCAAGGTTATAGGCGAACAGTGTAATTAGAAAAACGCCAACAACATACCCGGGTAAAGCGTAACCAATAAATATTAAAATCGAAGACGTAGAATCAAATACTGAGCCATGTTTGATCGCTTTATAATAGCCAAGCGGAATTGATATAAAGTAACTAATAAAGAATGTCATGCCTCCATAAAACAACGAGATTGGTAAACGTTCAGCAATCATGTCACTCACAGGTTCGTAATATCGAGTTGATTCACCAAAATCTAATACGACTATCTTAGATAGCCAATCAACATAAGACTCTAATATAGGCTTGTCTAATCCATAGAACGCATTGAGTTCTGCAATCTGGTCATCTGATAATGATGAATTATTACC
The Vibrio pelagius genome window above contains:
- a CDS encoding ABC transporter permease, which encodes MIRLTPLTQKKIKHFKEIKRGYWSLLILSLLLVFSIFAEFFINSKALFVHYKGEWSFPVVSDVRLGTDFGLSYTSEVNYRDLKQVFADEGEGNFVIMPIVPWNPYEQDFSGDFPPLAPSIDSQHYLGTDAIGRDILARLVYGFRIAMGFALMTMAISYAIGTVVGCCMGFFGGKFDLFVQRLIEIWSMIPFLYVIMILVSITQPTFTLFVAINVLFGWMGITWYMRTMTYKESAREYVMAARALGASTTRILVHHILPNTMVMIVTLAPFTIAANITALTALDYLGLGLMPPTPSWGELLQQGKSNLDAPWIVTSVVGAIVAVLVMVTFIGEAIRSAFDPKKFTRYV
- a CDS encoding ABC transporter permease subunit translates to MLTYILRRFLLIIPTFIGITILIFAITRFVPGGPVERMLSKMHSGTDSAAVSVAGNNSSLSDDQIAELNAFYGLDKPILESYVDWLSKIVVLDFGESTRYYEPVSDMIAERLPISLFYGGMTFFISYFISIPLGYYKAIKHGSVFDSTSSILIFIGYALPGYVVGVFLITLFAYNLDWFPMGGFVGDDFEDYESWLDQVKDIMWHAVLPLICYLIGDFATLTMTMKNNLMENLSADYIRTAIAKGLPFKQAVKKHALQNSLIPIASHFGNSLLFFMSGSFLIEVIFNIDGIGLLGYESIMERDYPVVMGIVAINAAMLMIGNIVSDLCVAVVDPRVRFGA